In Sander vitreus isolate 19-12246 chromosome 4, sanVit1, whole genome shotgun sequence, the genomic stretch tgaaataaaaatgtggtacatattttaataaacagCTTGAGATTAGTATGTTGGTTTGTGTTACACTTGAGATGTCCTTACAAGTACAGAGCCACAATCTCGCTTGTGAGGTCAGTTGACAAGTGAggacattctgtgtgtgtgtgtgtgtgtgtgtgtgtgtgtgtgtgtgtgtgtgtgtgtttggctacATTGCCCTTGGCTAATTGGCTCACTATACAGACCTTAATACATTAGCATAATAATATTTGCGTATACAcaatttacagtgtgtgtgtgtgtttactcatTAAGGCATATAGTATCCTTACATGACATAAATAACATCTGATTACATATAATACAAAGGAGTAGGCGCTGTGTCATTAAAGGTTCATTCCACTCAAAACCAGCTTCTTCTCCGGGCTGCAGTCAGAAGAAGACACcttgatgtttgtttttcttactattattattattattattatgttttttttatagagtTCATGGACTGAGTACCTTAGGTGAAATTGTGAGGTTTCCTTATGACAGCAGCGACCAGCATGTAGCACGGTAGCTAGTTTTATTGTCCACTCAACACTCAGGACCTTTAAATGTCAGATAAATATAATCGTTCACACAATGGAGTGGAGAATAGTGGATATTTTCTTGCAACATGATACAAAGACTCCCTCTCTGATGCTGTTGGAAAGTGATGcgagcattaaaaaaaaaaatgctgattaGTAAACATGAGGCAACAGTTTTTGGGTGATGCAGCATGAGACATTGGAGATGTGACATGATACTTTCGAGATCTGGGTTGTAATTATTTGTTATTacaaatataattattatatataattattatatttgtaaaaaataaaattggttATTACAATGTAATGTTTGACTAATTTACTGAAAGGaacattcatttattcagcCACCAGAAGTGAAAGTGTTGATCACTTGCAGAATGACATGTCCTTTCCAGCTGTTCCTTCAAACACATGTCCAATCCCTAAACTAAACTACCCAATAATCGATTTAGCCGGGTGGAGACATTGCTGTGATGAAAAcacaatctgtttttttttcccactgggATAAGATTTGCAACAAAGACGCATTGATAAAATCTCTCATGTTGTTGTTGAGGAGGTCAAAACACacaaaggttttaaaaaaaaaaaataacttaaagtCAAGGAAGAAGATTATCACTGACTAACAAATCAGGTAAGAAGACCTTTTAGGCTGCTGATGCAATGCTTTCTTGGTAATGTGTGTCAGCCTCTCAACAGTGACTCATGTCAGTTCTCATTCTAACACCTCCTCCTATtctgtattttattgtatttcctTATGAAACATGTCTATTTTTTATTGTGCAGCTCTGTCCTTTTTGGTGAATTAAAGCCAATCAAAAATGTTGCACTCAGAATATTTTGAAAATGGAAATATTAAATCTGCATTAAGCTGCATTATTAACTGGGTAGAGAGTCTCAGAAAGCAGCAGTTTGTTCAGTCAACAGTAAACACTAAGAAGCaagctgtgtgcatgtgttcaaCTTATCACCTTTTTTGTGCAGTCTAGTTATGCTTAAGGGCAGACTGAATCTGCGTTTTTCTGAGGCCAATACTTGGCTTAGAAATGTAATAATGATATATCGAcgggtgttgttttttttttaacataaagcCATAACTTAAACTTAAACCAGGGATATCGATCAGTGGCTAATTTATCTGTCAGGCTCTAGTTGTCATAACGTTTATGTCCATTTATTGCAGATGTTGGTGGTGAGTGTAAATGAGTGAAAtattacttaaaaaaatgttgcctCTGTTTATTTGTGCGAGAACTAGCATCACACTTCCATTCACACTTTATTTAGATTTATATATTTAGTCCAGTAACACTTTTCTATCAAATGACTAATGTATAATAGATTTCCAGTGATGTTCACAGCAGCATGATGAGTCAGATAGTATGTGTTGTGATTGGGGTTTTAAAATATGGCTAGGTTTAAACGTTGAACATCTTTTGGCCGCCTGATAGATGAGCATCAACACTGGACTTCATAAATAAAGTATTAATCTTGCTTTCTGCGGCGACGAGAAACCTCCAGGGTTGTCGGACACAATGTGCTTTCTCTTGTAAAACTCTGTAACTTGTAAAACTGTGATCTTTGATATACAACCATTCACCTCCAAATGTGCTCTTTCCACACTAACATAGGCTTACCTCTCTTCTTCTACCAGTCGAGccctcttttgtttttaatacatCCTTTATGATTGGTTGGAATAAATATCCCAGAAACGTATCTGTCCCAAAATGCTGGGCCAAAGCTGGGTCATTCCAGCAGAGAGCCTTGTGCTCAATATGTGCTTCTTCTGTTAGCACAAATGGGGGGACCTGCACCATTTTGCAAACCCACATTTTGCAACTCACTCAGAGGAAGGCGGATTGCAGAGTGAAAATCAAGGACAGCTAGTTCACTCCATGTACAGCAGGTGAAGAAGACGAAGAGGAcgaagcagcagcagaagcagctgcaggaggaggatTTCTGCTTTGTCCTGGTTCTGATTTGGAGTCCCGGCTCGGACCCAGCTGTATGTTATTCCGTGTCTTTGCGTGTTCGGCCAAACACTCCTCCACTCCATCCCCGCCCTCGCCGCCTCCTTCTGCCTCTCCAGTCGCCAGCTGCTTCATCCTCAGGTTGATGGAGCCGTAAGTCCTCTTGGGTCGAACAAACGCTGCCCTGCGTCGGTACATCTCTCCCCGGCAGATGGACACCATGAGCAGCACGGACAGGAACATGCCCCCCAGTGTCAGCAGGCCAAGGCCCGCGATGATGCACTTGTCCAGGTGGGAGCCCAGCTGGGCGTAGTACATCTCCAGCTTCTCCATCTGGCGGGCCGACACCGAGTCCGGGTCGACTTTGGCCTCTCGCGGGATGGTGTAGGCGATGACCACCAGGACGATCCCGCTCACCAGGAACACCAGGGCGAAGATGAAGCCGTAGTCGGCAGTGTGGTCATCAGCGGGGTTGAACTCGGTAAAGTCCAGGCCGTCCTCCTGCCCGCCacctccttcctcctcatcgTACGGCCGCGGAGAGAGCTCCTGATGCTGCTGCTCCCCCTGAAAGAAGAACACAAAgtaaagaagacaaaaaaggaTAAACGAAAGCAGCTTATGACCAAGAAGAAACCCAATATGATGAAGacattaaagtggccatattatgctcattttcaggttcatcattgtaatttgagattgtatcagaataggtttacatggtttaatttttaaaaaaacaccatatttttgttttactgcacattgctgtagctcctcttttcaccctgtgttcaagtctctgttttagctacagagtgagacctctcaacttctgtaacatctttgttgtcagtcgcacatgcgcagtagctaggtaaggatcacatcagctagctagctgtttctccaacttcagcctgtacaaggcaggattatcCCGGatacttcttctaaacgagggcgcacttccaactttgcgtggaatacctgcagaacagggacatgtaagtagttctatacaatttatttgtagattagggtgaatttgtgtgttgtagcagtgttttgccattgaaaacaagctagcatgctagtgctATGCTAACggtgttatatagtttttttgtgtgtatgtaacagatgtataaagtaccaaaaaaacacatttcaagtgtagcttctgtctcccccatgaggaattctaactaatgacaacaaaactgttggcgcatccacatgatacaagctttCTGTGATCGCGAGTCCTCCAtttgcctcccttcctcacatgggagagacgcgaggaaatcatgggaggagagaggcaatgaGAAATCGTCTTGTAGAGGGATGAGATGTCCtgtcctctgaagcgtcacatgaatttgtcagctgtgtgggcggagttagcaactccttcagttGCACGGCTtacgggaaggctgctctcgtgtatcctcgcctatagctcctcaaTGGTCcttcctcgatgctcgctcctcggggcagaaataagatctttgagacggccttcaccaaGGAGgaacagaacaacttccggttcagctgaggaccgaggagtcgaggagctattaAACTAGGGTTATGAGATGCAGCCAGAGTGTTTCAGGCAGAGTAGCtacagcaatgggcagtatgagaaacataatatgttttttaacatcaagcatgtaaacctattctagtagaccccaagagtacaaatatgatgctgaaaaggagtataataggggctctttaagtcACATTGTGGAGTAAGTAAATATCTCATTAGACCGCTGACATGAATACAAAACATGCAAATCCCttactttagaaaaaaaggtttctttgtaaataataattgttagaATCATTAATGACAAAAGACAATTCAAATGTAAAAGTGCTACAGTACTATTTCAGAAAAGGTAAATATTGAGCCAAGGACCAGATATCAGATGGCTTTCCAAGCATATCATGTTTTCTGTTAATGTTTCTGCTTGAATCTTGTGTAACCAAActcttcagtgtttttttccccactaaGTGAATTTCTGATATGTAATGACTTCCCTGTGTAACCTTCAATGTTGTCCTGTTTGGTTGTAAATCACTACTTTGGTAGGAGTATACACTTTGATCGATATGAGGCTTGAGAGCTTGAGGCTTTTCAGCGACACGTTGGCTCCACAATCAGCTGCTGTCCTGGTTCATCCTGTCCATGATGCTTTGTTTAACTTGGGATTCAGCGTTAGCTTGTATTTAGGATTCAGGTCTGCTTGCAGCAGTGTAGAGTCATGGAGAGAGAGCACTGTTTTGTATTTGCGGTCATGTTTTCTAAGTATGAAAGACTGCCGTTGCGTTGTGGCttttccagtggtggaagaagtactccgatattttaagtaaaagaaGCAATAGCACTGAGTATAAAAAAAGTAcagtgttacaagtaaaagtcatgcattcaaAAAGTTTACTagcattaaagcaacactaaagcacttttcccgcttcagtccccctacaggttggaagtggaatgtcCAAGTTAAAccactcattatgcagaataatATCACTGTTAAATAGTGAAGTAGGAAGCTACTGTACTAAAGCAGTAATACTgttgttgctatggttaccagcagtttaaaatgtgaaaatggagGTTAAATTGTTGACCAAGCTACGTTTGAGGCcagtttttaaattgtaaatgtGTAGCGAAAATAACTAGCTATTCACTTGTCAAAATTGTATTTCGACCGGCTCATTTTGAGGTTGCTACAgttagctgctaacgttagctactttgCTAGCCCCTCCGCAGTCCACCCTGCTCTTCTTCTTCAATTTTTAACGTTTGTAGATGGGTTTGCCCgggaaaacattttataatgaCAGAAGACATCTAAATCACAAAAATACATCTAAATATACAACCAACGGCTGGTAACAACACTAAACCTACCTTGCTGTTGTCTGAAGTTGAGGGCGGACAACCCTGCGGTTCAGTCACCCCCTGCTGGCAGTGCTCATGCTCCTCGTCCTGCTGGTAGGAGGCGTTCTCGAAGCCCCGGGCGGTGCAGCCCACTGTGGCCGCTGTCCAGGGCGCTGAGGCCGGCGTCGGAGACACACCTCGGCGGACTCCTCCGCCCCGCAGCTCCCGGAGCTCTACGGCGTTGAAAGAGGACTCCATCGAAATCTGTTGGATTTGCTCATGTCTTCACCATCCCTCCGTTCTGCATTATCCTCACTGAATAGAGACAAAATAATGACCGAAGGGACGAGAGaaataaatgtaggctacttttaatttttaaaactaAGTAAAAGCCTGATATAATAGGCTATAGGCTACCCGCAGGACATGATAGTGAGTTATTTGATGTCATTTTATGGTCTCACATCACTCTTCAAATATGAATATACTGGGGTATAAATCTATACAATAGTGATCAGCAGCCTGATATTTTATATGCACCCGTGAGTAATCTTATTATATTTATCGTTTGTAACTGAGGCCATATCTGTATTTTGTGTATGAAATGTGATGCCATACACAAAGTTATTAGTATTATTTGTAGCCTATTAATGGTAGTATTAGACTATCTTTGTATTTATCTATTTTACAATGgtttactttaaaatattgtactttatactccactacatttattctAAAGCTAGCCTATAGTTTTCATATCAAGATTTAATAGGCTAACATATCATTAGTCTATAAAATATTCATTGTACCATCTTGACAGCATTAATAGAACagtaatattcttttttttttaaaccactcTGAATGGGACACTTTTACAtagtgagtacttttacttttgatagcCTACTTTAAGTAGCCTGCACAAGTAGGCCTACACTCGGTTTCCaattccaacacacacacacacacacacacacacacacacacacacacacacacacacacacacacacacacacaggtaacagtGAGACAGATGGTACATCTCATCAACACTTTAAAAATTCCaattccaacacacacacacacacacacacacacacacacacacacacacacacacacacacacacacacacacacacacacacaggtaacagtGAGACAGATGTTACATCTCATCAACACTTTAAAAACATGCATGTAGTGAtttcctttaaaatgtttacaacaaaatgaactcagtgtgtgaatgttaaCACCTGGGCTGGGTGTGAACCTCGTGCAAGCGATTTTCAGCCGCCTATGTGTTCACACAGCGGTTTCACACCCGGTTTTAACCTACAGTCAGAAGCCTGAGTGCATTTTAAAGCagaattaaagctgcattacaAGACTATATCCTCCTGACACTGTTAGCCTTTACCATAGCAGCTATCATTTAATATACCCTGAggttttatttcataaaaaaaaaaaaaatctcttttgtatatatatatatatatatatatatatatatatatatatatatatatatatatatatatatatatatatatatatctcccggaaaacattttttgtttctaCAGCCGGTTAATCTCCGAGGAACTCCAGGCGAAAGTAGCCCACTGACACAGTTACCATTTATCAGCACATCAAGCCCCGTGGCCCGCAGAGGAAGACAGCCTGAGTGCCCATGGGCAAGCTGTACGGCCGATACCACCGTGACCTTGTCATGCGCCACACAGCCCAAAAcatggacctgtgtgtgtgtgtgtgtgtgtgtgtgtgtgtgagagagatagatatTATCAACCGGGACTGATAAGCACCACACCGACTGACACGTATCATTATCCCGATCTGATGGCAGACAACACGGCccgagaggggagggagagtcCGGGTCAAAGGGGGATCTAATTCTGACTGAAATTATGCAACCGAGCAACATAGCCTAAATGCCGATTAGCGTACTCTCCGGAGGGAAACACCGGGGATGGATTCGGTATCAAGGCTATAGGCAGCATCCAGCCCGCTCCCCTGAGCCGAATCCGAATAATCATTGCGGATAGCATCGATCATCTGCAGGGTGATCCATCAGAGGTGTTCGCGTAAAGTGATCGGGATGACAGCGCGGGGTCTTACCTGGTGCTGATGCCGCGAAGAGGCGGGAATCAAGACGCATCCGAAGAGATGGATGCTGCTGGATCATGTGTGAGGAGGAGGATgcagtgagagggagagagcgggaggaagggagggagggaggaccgAGGTGAGACTGACCATGCGCAAAAGCAGCCTGTGGTTCCCTGTGCTGGTGTCCGGGGAGCTGGTGGAGAGAGGTGT encodes the following:
- the tmem74b gene encoding transmembrane protein 74B, producing MIDAIRNDYSDSAQGSGLDAAYSLDTESIPGVSLRRISMESSFNAVELRELRGGGVRRGVSPTPASAPWTAATVGCTARGFENASYQQDEEHEHCQQGVTEPQGCPPSTSDNSKGEQQHQELSPRPYDEEEGGGGQEDGLDFTEFNPADDHTADYGFIFALVFLVSGIVLVVIAYTIPREAKVDPDSVSARQMEKLEMYYAQLGSHLDKCIIAGLGLLTLGGMFLSVLLMVSICRGEMYRRRAAFVRPKRTYGSINLRMKQLATGEAEGGGEGGDGVEECLAEHAKTRNNIQLGPSRDSKSEPGQSRNPPPAAASAAASSSSSSSPAVHGVN